The segment CTTCCCGCCGTTTCTAAATAAACTCCCGCTGTCTAACCACATAAAATCCTGTAACTTAGCGGTTTTCACATCTGAATACGGATCATAATAATAGTTTTCATCATCCAAAATCCAGACTGTATATCTGGCATTCACCGGAATATCTCTTTTTTCTATCTTTGCCTTTGAGTCGTATTCACGAAAAATATAAACCTGTTTTTCATCTCTAAAAACAGTTTTCCCCATGATCTCCGCTTTCCCTTTCAAAGCTTTACTGCTTATTTTCTTTCCGTCATAATATACTCCGTCTTTGCTGTAACCAATGGTAAAAACCATAGGCTCTGTATTCCATAACTTCAAAATCTTGAATCCGTCAATATCTTTTACATTAAGCTTTTTGTTTTTATAATACACATTTTTCACGTCTTTAGCATAATTCTCATCTAATACCTGAAAAGTTTTTTCATCTGCACCTTTTACCTTTTGAAAATCCGGCTCTTTTGAATATTCACCAGAAAAAGTATAAGAATATATTCCATTTTTATCTTTAAAATAATTGTTTTTGATCTGCTCTATACTATTTAGATCAATATTATTGGTATCTACTCTGTCTTCTCCGGAAAAAATTGTCAGATCAGGCATATCATACATCTTACCGTCTTTTAAAACCAAATAGCCTAAATACTTATCCAAAATCACATCTCCGCCGAATCCGCCGAATATTTTCAAATCTTTCAAGACCTCATATGGTTTATCTTTATCATATATACGAACAACATAACTGCCCTCAGGATAACTCGTCCATATATCATCAGTTATTTTATCCATAAGAATATAACCTGTGGAACTCATAACAGCAGCTTTGTATTTTTCACCTTCAGTTTTATTTTCTTTTCCGTTCACATAAAATTTTCCGCCGTTTTCAAGCATATCTCTTTCATTAATAACAGATGTCTTTTCACTTTTCCCAAGATTCAAAACCGTCCCGTCTTTTTCCACATAATATACATTCTCTGCAAACCCGCTCCAAATACATATTACAAATACTAAAAAAATATAAAACCTTTTCATTAATTCTCCTTTATTAAAATACTTTTTCTAATTATTTTGTTTCTTCTTCGCTCCG is part of the Sebaldella sp. S0638 genome and harbors:
- a CDS encoding DKNYY domain-containing protein, with the translated sequence MKRFYIFLVFVICIWSGFAENVYYVEKDGTVLNLGKSEKTSVINERDMLENGGKFYVNGKENKTEGEKYKAAVMSSTGYILMDKITDDIWTSYPEGSYVVRIYDKDKPYEVLKDLKIFGGFGGDVILDKYLGYLVLKDGKMYDMPDLTIFSGEDRVDTNNIDLNSIEQIKNNYFKDKNGIYSYTFSGEYSKEPDFQKVKGADEKTFQVLDENYAKDVKNVYYKNKKLNVKDIDGFKILKLWNTEPMVFTIGYSKDGVYYDGKKISSKALKGKAEIMGKTVFRDEKQVYIFREYDSKAKIEKRDIPVNARYTVWILDDENYYYDPYSDVKTAKLQDFMWLDSGSLFRNGGKIYFISPMFGIMESKFDTNTFKLVYNKNEYLKIASDKNGYYFYSGEDTGYQFQKIENEKIKLLNNTENVKRNLFYNPENKKYYILLDEYKGDVAELTGIKHVSEILLDSYIIGK